In Balearica regulorum gibbericeps isolate bBalReg1 chromosome 2, bBalReg1.pri, whole genome shotgun sequence, one DNA window encodes the following:
- the LOC104630312 gene encoding histamine H3 receptor-like: MQISSQTELTWICAMHNSTANTLHTPGTCNETLSTQSTSSQFSLGVLVLLAFLMVLLALVTILGNILVILAFIMDRNLRHRSNYYFLNLAISDFAVGAFCMPLYIPYSLTGKWQLGRGVCKLWLAMDYLLCTASVFNIVLISYDRFLSVTKAVSYRAQQGITSNPVVKMVAIWVFAFLLYCPAIFFWEHVAGRSTVAVDQCYAEFYHNWYFLLCASTLEFFLPLLSVTYFNVHIFHNIQRRQRRGSTQDCEPPRSGSLSWRFCFLPRPGASSTPSEAEDSVSSSMKPKKGSLATESSSPSRTNSVTPENYFSVSLFARNRSKLQQDKKIAKSLAVIVCVFAICWAPYTLLMIIRGACQGTCVHNSLYEITFWLLWLNSSLNPFLYSLCHVKFRMAFMKILCPRKFATLRSGSF; encoded by the exons ATGCAAATTTCTTCCCAGACTGAACTGACCTGGATATGCGCCATGCACAACAGCACTGCCAACACTCTGCATACGCCTGGAACGTGTAACGAGACTTTGTCCACGCAGTCCACCAGCTCCCAGTTTTCACTGGGCGTGTTGGTGCTGCTGGCTTTCCTCATGGTGTTGCTAGCTCTGGTCACCATCCTCGGGAACATCCTGGTGATCCTTGCTTTCATCATGGACAGAAATCTCAGGCATCGGAGTAACTATTACTTTCTCAACCTTGCTATTTCTGACTTTGCAGTGG GTGCATTCTGCATGCCTCTCTACATCCCTTACAGCCTGACAGGGAAATGGCAATTGGGAAGAGGTGTCTGCAAGCTCTGGCTGGCTATGGACTATCTCCTGTGCACAGCTTCAGTATTTAACATTGTTCTTATCAGCTACGACCGTTTCCTCTCAGTTACTAAAGCT GTATCTTACAGAGCCCAACAGGGAATAACTTCCAACCCTGTGGTCAAGATGGTGGCCATCTGGGTCTTTGCCTTCCTCCTCTACTGCCCAGCAATCTTCTTTTGGGAGCACGTGGCCGGCCGCAGCACGGTAGCGGTGGATCAGTGCTACGCCGAGTTCTACCACAACTGGTACTTCCTCCTGTGCGCGTCCACCCTGGAGTTCTTTTTGCCGCTGCTCTCGGTGACCTACTTCAACGTGCACATCTTCCACAACATCCAGAGGCGCCAGCGGCGCGGCAGCACGCAGGACTGCGAGCCTCCAAGGAGCGGCAGCCTGTCCTGGAGATTTTGCTTCTTGCCAAGGCCAGGAGCATCTTCTACTCCATCGGAAGCAGAGGACAGTGTTTCTTCCTCCATGAAGCCAAAGAAAGGGTCTTTGGCAACTGAGAGCTCATCTCCATCCAGAACCAATTCTGTAACCCCAGAAAAttacttctctgtttctttatttgcaaGGAACAGGTCAAAACTGCAGCAGGACAAAAAAATAGCCAAGTCGCTGGCCGTAATTGTGTGTGTCTTTGCCATTTGCTGGGCCCCATACACTTTACTAATGATTATTCGTGGGGCCTGCCAAGGAACCTGTGTCCATAACTCCCTGTATGAAATAACCTTTTGGCTTCTGTGGCTCAATTCCTCACTGAATCCATTTCTCTACTCTCTCTGTCATGTTAAATTTCGAATGgctttcatgaaaatattatgTCCCAGAAAGTTTGCAACATTGAGATCAGGCTCTTTttag
- the LOC104641789 gene encoding histamine H3 receptor: MQISSQTELTWICAMHNSTANTLHTPGTCNETLSTQSTSSQFSLGVLVLLAFLMVLLALVTILGNILVILAFIMDRNLRHRSNYYFLNLAISDFAVGVFCMPLYIPYALTGTWHLGRGLCKLWLAMDYLLCTASVFSIVLISYDRFLSVTKAVSYRAQQGITSNPVVKMVAIWVFAFLLYCPAIFFWEHVAGRSTVAVDQCYAEFYHNWYFLLCASTLEFFVPLLSVTYFNVHIFHNIQRRQRRGSTQDCEPPRSGSLSWRFCFLPRPGASSTPSEAEDSVSSLTRSWRPAVMANCPSPTQTSTTALKKDFSVSFRSRTGSKLQQDKKIAKSLAVIVCVFAICWAPYTLLMIIRGACQGTCVHNSLYEITFWLLWLNSSLNPFLYPLCHMRFRMAFMKILCPRKFATLRSRNTPSL; the protein is encoded by the exons ATGCAAATTTCTTCCCAGACTGAACTGACCTGGATATGCGCCATGCACAACAGCACTGCCAACACTCTGCATACGCCTGGAACGTGTAACGAGACTTTGTCCACGCAGTCCACCAGCTCCCAGTTTTCACTGGGCGTGTTGGTGCTGCTGGCTTTCCTCATGGTGTTGCTAGCTCTGGTCACCATCCTCGGGAACATCCTGGTGATCCTTGCTTTCATCATGGACAGAAATCTCAGGCATCGGAGTAACTATTACTTTCTCAACCTTGCTATTTCTGACTTTGCAGTGG GTGTGTTCTGCATGCCTTTGTACATCCCTTATGCCCTGACAGGGACGTGGCACTTGGGAAGAGGCCTGTGCAAGCTGTGGCTGGCTATGGACTATCTCCTGTGCACAGCTTCAGTGTTCAGCATCGTTCTTATCAGCTACGACCGTTTCCTGTCAGTTACAAAAGCT GTATCTTACAGAGCCCAACAGGGAATAACTTCCAACCCTGTGGTCAAGATGGTGGCCATCTGGGTCTTTGCCTTCCTCCTCTACTGCCCAGCAATCTTCTTTTGGGAGCACGTGGCCGGCCGCAGCACGGTAGCGGTGGATCAGTGCTACGCCGAGTTCTACCACAACTGGTACTTCCTCCTGTGCGCGTCCACCCTGGAGTTCTTTGTGCCGCTGCTCTCGGTGACCTACTTCAACGTGCACATCTTCCACAACATCCAGAGGCGCCAGCGGCGCGGCAGCACGCAGGACTGCGAGCCTCCAAGGAGCGGCAGCCTGTCCTGGAGATTTTGCTTCTTGCCAAGGCCAGGAGCATCTTCTACTCCATCGGAAGCAGAGGACAGTGTTTCATCATTAACAAGGTCATGGAGACCAGCAGTGATGGCTAACTGTCCATCTCCAACACAAACCAGTACCACGGCTCTCAAAAAggacttttctgtttctttccgTTCAAGGACTGGGTCAAAACTGCAGCAGGACAAAAAAATAGCCAAGTCGCTGGCCGTAATTGTGTGTGTCTTTGCCATTTGCTGGGCCCCATACACTTTACTAATGATTATTCGTGGGGCCTGCCAAGGAACCTGTGTCCATAACTCCCTGTATGAAATAACCTTTTGGCTTCTGTGGCTCAATTCCTCACTGAACCCATTTCTTTACCCTCTCTGTCATATGAGGTTTCGAATGgctttcatgaaaatattatgTCCCAGAAAGTTTGCAACACTGAGATCACGTAACACACCATCTTtgtag